Part of the Candidatus Dadabacteria bacterium genome is shown below.
AGTAGAGGCCGAGCTATCGGCAAAACTTTTTCCGATCACTATTGAATGGCAAGAGCTTAGAGCTTCCGACCTTAAAGGGAGAGCTTGAGCAGTTCAAAGCCTAGCGGCGGCCGGAGTAAATCAGGAAAGGGCCCTAGAGATGGCCGGCCTGATAATTGAAGGTTAGAAAATTACGTACTATTGTTCCCAAGACCACTTAGGTTTAGGCAGTTCTTGTTTTAATATATCTTTTTCTAACATATCAAGAAGTTCTTCTATTGAATCGGCAAAATCGTCGTACTGTTTTTTTAGTTCCGGTGCGTATCCTTTAAGTTTCTGTAGGGCGTGGTCCCTTAATGCTTCGAATCCCGCGGCTTCTGTTCCATACTTAACACTGAGTGATTGTGATTGATAAGCTGATGGATTTGTTTGCTTAGCTATTGTCTCGTTGTACCTATCATCTGCTTCGTTATACTCAGACAAAAACTCGGTGTTCACCTTAAACCCATCTATAAGAGCTTGTAACAAGATATACACGTTCACTATCTTATCCCTTAGTTCTGGGTCATCAATATGACCGATATGATTAGCATTTGAGCGGTAGATGGTCAAATAATCCGGAGAAAGAAATGAACGGAAGTCAAGAAACCTTGTTTCTTCGTACTCCACCCAGAAAGGTTCTACTGGTTTAATAAGTTTTTCCCAGAGTGTATTGAGTTCTTGGTAAAACGCTTTTTTGACAGCTTTATTTCTATCTTTCCGGCGTTTCTCATCACGTTCTTCTTGTCCTTTAAGCGTTTTGTATACACCTAGAAGAGTGATAAAACCGACTATTGCAGCACTAATTACGCCAGACCAAAATTCACATCCCATAAATTTTTCTCCTTATTATTCTTTTATCAAGCTGTTTCTATTGTGGGATATAAAAGGGTATCCCCTTCCCCAATCCTCCGAAAATCCTTTCTTTTCAGGCAGTTAGAAATTTATAATGGCGGAGAGAGTGGGATTCGAACCCACGAGGGAGCGTAAACCCCCTACACGCTTTCCAGGCGTGCACCTTCGGCCACTCGGTCATCTCTCCGTGCAGTTTTCTGTTCTAATGACACTACGGAACTGTCGTTTTTTCGGGAGTTGCATAAACAATTTTCCGCAGTTTGTGAAAAACCTTCTCTAGTTTAACAAGAGAATCGGGTTTGTTAAACTAGAGAAATGCCGAAGAAATGGAAGCTTCAAAAAAGCATTCCGCTTAACGATTACAAAATTTTTTCAACGAAAAAGAAAAGCAGCGTTTCTCCCAGAGACGGTGCCGTCCACGACTTCTACGTAGTGGACGCTCCCGACTGGGTTAACATTATCGCCGTTACGCCCGTCGGTGAAATAGTTCTGATAAAGCAATTTCGCCACGGCACTGGAGAGGTTACCCTTGAGATTCCGGGTGGAATGGTTGACCCTGGGGAAAGTCCTGTTGAATGTGCGCGCAGGGAACTGCTCGAGGAGACGGGCTTCACATCCACTCAGTGGGAGCAGATAGGGTGCGTCAGGCCGAACCCGGCTTTTATGTCAAACTCCTGCTATACCTTCCTTGCATCTGGCTGTGAGCGGACTTCGGAACCGTCTTTTGACACTACAGAGGACATAGAAACCCTGCTTGTTTCTTCGCAGGAAGTGAAACGATACATAAGGGAAGGGACCATAGATCACTGCATAGTGATAGCGGCGTTAGGGTTTTACTTTCTTGCGCAGTGATTCTGTTGATTTATCCCGGTTTAGTGAGAATAATAGTCCCCTATCTTAAAGGGCGGGTGGCGGAATAGGTAGACGCGACGGCCTCAAAAGCCGTTGGGCTTTGGCCCGTGAGGGTTCGATTCCCTCTCCGCCCAGAAAAAAACATCCGCTTTTTCCTGCTTTCGGTAAAAACCCGCGATTCTCAGTACCTGGCCATGTCGGAGTCGTACTTCTCGGCCCACTCGTCTATGCCGCCTTTTAGGTTCTTAACCTTGCTGAAACCCTGCTCGGCAAGGAAAGTCGCCGCCTTCATGCTTCTTCCACCATGGTGGCAGTGGATGACTATTTCATCCTGCGGGTCGAGTTCGTCCGTTCTGTCCTTGAGCTCGCCAAGGGGAATCAGTGTTGAACCTTCGATGTTGCATATTTCGTACTCATG
Proteins encoded:
- a CDS encoding NUDIX hydrolase, with product MPKKWKLQKSIPLNDYKIFSTKKKSSVSPRDGAVHDFYVVDAPDWVNIIAVTPVGEIVLIKQFRHGTGEVTLEIPGGMVDPGESPVECARRELLEETGFTSTQWEQIGCVRPNPAFMSNSCYTFLASGCERTSEPSFDTTEDIETLLVSSQEVKRYIREGTIDHCIVIAALGFYFLAQ